The following coding sequences are from one Gemmatimonadota bacterium window:
- the maf gene encoding septum formation inhibitor Maf, with protein MMPTLVLASASPRRRQLLEMLHLPILVTPSDVQEIPLPRETPAAYSRRLARDKARAVPGELVLGADTIVVLDGEILEKPVDTEDAVAMLSRLQGRRHTVITSICLISQGHEFEASDETAVVFRAADDATLRAYVATGEPMDKAGSYGIQGYGAALVERIEGDFFSVMGLPVRLVLELLEQAGYRYLFES; from the coding sequence ATGATGCCGACCCTGGTGCTCGCGTCCGCCTCCCCGCGGCGTCGGCAACTGCTCGAGATGCTCCACCTCCCGATCCTGGTGACTCCCTCCGACGTGCAGGAGATTCCCCTCCCGCGCGAGACGCCGGCCGCCTATTCGCGCCGACTCGCGCGCGACAAGGCGCGCGCCGTGCCGGGCGAGCTCGTCCTCGGCGCCGACACGATCGTGGTGCTCGACGGCGAGATTCTCGAGAAGCCGGTCGACACCGAAGACGCCGTCGCGATGCTCTCCCGCCTGCAGGGACGGCGGCACACGGTGATCACCTCGATCTGCCTGATCAGCCAGGGGCACGAGTTCGAAGCGAGCGACGAGACCGCCGTGGTCTTCCGCGCGGCCGATGACGCGACCCTGCGCGCCTATGTCGCCACCGGCGAACCGATGGACAAGGCGGGGAGCTACGGCATTCAGGGGTACGGCGCGGCGCTGGTGGAGCGGATCGAGGGGGACTTCTTCAGCGTGATGGGGCTGCCGGTGCGGTTGGTGCTTGA
- a CDS encoding D-tyrosyl-tRNA(Tyr) deacylase: MRIVLQRVSHASVTIAGRVTGEVGRGFLLLVGVAPGDSRTEALWLADKVAGLRLFGDAEGKMNLDLAAIGGAVLVVSQFTLYGDASKGRRPSFIGAARPEEAIPLYEAFLDALRTAGLTVASGEFGADMQVALVNDGPVTLILERAPA, translated from the coding sequence ATGCGCATTGTCCTGCAGCGAGTCAGCCACGCCTCAGTCACCATTGCTGGTCGTGTCACCGGCGAAGTAGGCCGCGGCTTCCTCCTTCTCGTCGGGGTGGCGCCGGGCGACAGCCGCACCGAGGCGCTCTGGCTGGCCGACAAGGTCGCAGGGCTGCGACTCTTCGGCGATGCGGAGGGGAAGATGAATCTCGACCTCGCGGCCATCGGCGGGGCAGTGCTGGTCGTGTCGCAGTTCACGCTCTACGGCGACGCCAGCAAGGGGCGACGGCCCTCCTTCATCGGGGCGGCGCGGCCGGAGGAGGCGATTCCGCTGTACGAGGCCTTTCTCGACGCCCTCCGCACTGCCGGACTCACCGTCGCCAGCGGCGAGTTTGGTGCCGACATGCAGGTCGCGCTGGTCAACGATGGTCCCGTCACCCTGATCCTGGAGCGCGCTCCCGCATGA
- a CDS encoding winged helix-turn-helix transcriptional regulator, which yields MMAKITMTPAILEWVAERFKLLGDPTRLRLLQALREGEATVTDLVTTTGLGQANVSKHLQQLHAHGYVARRKDGLFTWYRLSDREVFQLCDLMCGRLERDLAAQKKLLGGGR from the coding sequence ATGATGGCCAAGATCACGATGACGCCCGCCATTCTCGAATGGGTCGCCGAGCGCTTCAAGCTGCTCGGCGACCCCACGCGGTTGCGCCTCCTGCAGGCGCTCCGCGAGGGCGAGGCCACCGTGACGGACCTGGTGACGACGACCGGCCTGGGGCAGGCCAACGTCTCCAAGCACCTCCAGCAGTTGCACGCGCACGGCTACGTCGCGCGCCGAAAGGACGGCCTCTTCACCTGGTATCGCCTGTCCGATCGCGAGGTCTTCCAGCTGTGTGACTTGATGTGCGGCCGGTTGGAGCGTGACCTGGCGGCCCAGAAGAAGCTGCTCGGCGGCGGGCGCTGA